From one Lolium rigidum isolate FL_2022 chromosome 4, APGP_CSIRO_Lrig_0.1, whole genome shotgun sequence genomic stretch:
- the LOC124708689 gene encoding probable RNA-binding protein 18 gives MDPKGLDTEKSASRLYVGNLDFRISESDVIKMFSPYGKIVAEDFLLHTRGPKRGEPRGYAFVQYTTKEEAQLAKEKMNGKLVRGRPVAVHLASDKCFLDSGNSERALKDKKLAGGSGSKSAQTDRAAKISAIKNKLKSLENEGSSTKRPKTLAR, from the exons ATG GATCCGAAGGGTCTTGACACCGAGAAGTCGGCAAGTAGGCTCTATGTGGGGAATCTGGATTTTAGGATATCAGA GTCTGACGTTATCAAGATGTTCTCCCCCTATGGCAAGATTGTAGCTGAGGACTTCCTATTGCACACACGTGGCCCGAAGCGGGGCGAGCCCCGTGGTTATGCCTTTGTTCAGTACACTACCAAAGAG GAAGCTCAGTTGGCAAAGGAAAAGATGAATGGCAAGTTAGTCCGTGGACGTCCTGTGGCGGTTCACCTGGCAAGTGATAAGTGTTTCCTAGACTCTGGTAATTCAGAGAGAGCGCTGAAAGACAAAAAACTGGCTGGCGGCTCAGGAAGCAAATCCGCACAAACTGATCGTGCTGCAAAGATATCTGCTATAAAAAACAAGTTGAAGTCTCTAGAGAATGAGGGATCTAGCACAAAAAGACCCAAGACTTTAGCTAGATGA